Proteins encoded together in one Candidatus Eisenbacteria bacterium window:
- a CDS encoding putative Ig domain-containing protein, translated as MRRILILVLGAAAIVGVAVPAGAQYMYLDSNGDGVHSASDVMSPNGTPTTVDVWVRTNQNRDGSAAVCNRQDGELTINSYVVNLAVANGTASYSGFINRTPFGVAFGELNPGNGLYKNGFGQQAPQLPGLYRLMTLTITATSGSPRVDIVDIVNGSADFTSFGTLCSGNDFDNTYKLTGPGGGSDWTDADGLNAAGGPNTPPVLAPIGNKSGFVGSCQPQPVTFTATATDPDAGQSLTFSLAPGAPAGATIHPSTGAFSWQPTTPGVFPVTVVVTDDGTPPLSDSETIQISIAVVNEAPIIQAIGNKTVSEGSLLTFVATAVFSCPDPLFFTLGSGAPAGAAITPGGTSNSASGTFTWTPSEAQGPGTYPITIIVTDGTRSDTETIQVTVLEANQAPILNPIGNKSASIGSPVTFTATATDADVPAQTLTFSLGAGAPSGATIGASTGNFSWTPSVPGTFEVTVIVTDNGNPALSDNETILIVTGGVNTPPVLAAIGNKTANENELLTFTATATDVDVNQILTFALGAGAPAGAAISPGGVFTWTPTEAQGPGTFPITVTVTDDGAPPLSDSEAISVSVLDQNNLAPVLAPIGDKTATEGQLLTFTATATDGDLPAQTLTFSLGAGNPPGSAISPGGNFTWTPTEMQGGSSYPVTIRVSDNGVPSLTDNETILVTVNENNIAPVLTPIGAKTAMEGVLLSFPLTATDADIPAQFLVFSFGQGVVPAGAMILPDNTFRWTPSEDQGGAAYAITFVVTDNGTPPLTDSEIVMITVQQHNTPPVLTQPSDMTVDEGQVATQQLTATDADLPVNPLTFSKVTGPLFLTVSSAGLVTVTPQTRDAGNYSATVRVTDSGLLSDVKSFLVTVNKVNLLPAADANGPYVGVSGVNLTFDGSLSSDPNGDPLTYAWDFGDGSTGSGVSPTHAYAVGGLYTVVLTVSDGSLSATDTSTATISQFHSSLAFVTGGNKTVRLGSGKPQTCVQIEPVSDAYALSDVDLASVRMVFGTNEVPAIAGKATVGDDRNQNGVMEITACFSKESLRVLFAGVATGDYEVALRGDLITGGTFEGSLTLHVVNNGSFLSASVSPNPLNPKATVSFVTSRVGAVTVQMFDVQGRLIRTLMDETSAAAGHHDVTIEGTDANGARLASGVYYVRIRSSADGEVLKAVTILK; from the coding sequence ATGCGTCGGATCCTGATTCTGGTTCTGGGTGCCGCGGCGATCGTGGGAGTGGCCGTGCCCGCCGGGGCGCAGTACATGTATCTCGACTCGAACGGGGACGGGGTCCATTCCGCTTCCGACGTGATGAGTCCGAACGGGACGCCCACCACGGTGGACGTATGGGTCCGCACGAACCAGAATCGGGACGGCAGCGCCGCCGTGTGCAACCGGCAGGATGGCGAGCTGACCATCAACTCGTACGTGGTCAACCTGGCGGTCGCGAACGGAACGGCGAGCTACAGCGGGTTCATCAACCGGACTCCCTTCGGCGTCGCCTTCGGAGAGCTGAACCCCGGAAACGGTCTGTACAAGAACGGGTTCGGGCAGCAAGCGCCCCAGCTGCCCGGGCTCTACCGGCTCATGACCCTCACCATCACGGCGACGAGCGGCAGCCCGCGGGTGGACATCGTCGACATCGTGAACGGCAGCGCCGACTTCACCTCGTTCGGGACGCTGTGCTCGGGGAACGACTTCGACAACACGTACAAGCTGACGGGTCCCGGCGGGGGCTCGGACTGGACGGACGCGGACGGCCTGAACGCGGCGGGCGGACCGAATACACCACCCGTGCTCGCGCCGATCGGGAACAAGTCTGGATTCGTCGGCAGCTGCCAGCCCCAGCCGGTCACGTTCACCGCGACCGCCACGGACCCCGACGCGGGGCAGTCGCTCACGTTTTCGCTGGCCCCGGGTGCGCCCGCGGGAGCGACGATCCACCCTTCGACCGGCGCGTTCAGCTGGCAGCCGACGACGCCCGGGGTCTTCCCGGTCACGGTCGTCGTGACGGACGACGGAACGCCGCCGCTCAGCGACAGCGAGACGATCCAGATCTCGATCGCGGTGGTCAACGAGGCGCCCATCATCCAGGCGATCGGGAACAAGACCGTGAGCGAGGGGTCGCTTCTCACCTTCGTGGCGACGGCCGTTTTTTCGTGCCCGGACCCGCTCTTCTTCACCCTTGGGTCGGGAGCGCCCGCCGGCGCCGCCATCACGCCGGGAGGCACTTCGAATTCGGCGAGCGGCACCTTCACGTGGACTCCGAGCGAGGCGCAGGGCCCCGGGACGTATCCCATCACGATCATCGTCACGGACGGCACGAGGAGCGACACCGAGACGATCCAGGTCACGGTGCTGGAGGCGAACCAGGCGCCGATCCTGAACCCGATCGGGAACAAGTCGGCGTCGATCGGCTCTCCTGTGACCTTCACGGCGACCGCGACGGACGCGGACGTCCCGGCCCAGACGCTCACCTTCTCGCTCGGCGCGGGCGCGCCCTCGGGGGCGACGATCGGAGCGTCCACGGGCAATTTCAGCTGGACGCCGTCGGTGCCGGGCACCTTCGAGGTCACGGTGATCGTGACCGATAACGGCAACCCCGCCCTGAGCGACAACGAGACGATCCTGATCGTGACGGGGGGGGTCAACACGCCGCCCGTGCTGGCGGCGATCGGGAACAAGACGGCGAACGAGAACGAGCTCCTGACGTTCACGGCGACTGCGACGGATGTCGATGTGAATCAGATCCTCACCTTCGCCCTCGGTGCGGGGGCTCCCGCGGGAGCCGCGATCTCACCCGGGGGCGTCTTCACCTGGACCCCGACGGAGGCCCAGGGTCCCGGCACCTTCCCGATCACGGTCACGGTGACCGACGACGGAGCGCCGCCCCTGAGCGACAGCGAGGCGATCTCGGTCTCCGTCCTCGACCAGAACAACCTGGCCCCGGTCCTCGCGCCGATCGGAGACAAGACCGCGACCGAAGGGCAGCTCTTGACCTTCACCGCCACGGCCACCGACGGAGATCTCCCGGCTCAAACGCTCACGTTCTCGCTGGGGGCGGGAAATCCTCCGGGATCCGCGATCTCGCCGGGCGGGAACTTCACCTGGACTCCGACGGAGATGCAGGGTGGTTCCTCGTATCCGGTCACGATCCGCGTCTCGGACAACGGAGTGCCGTCCCTCACCGACAACGAGACGATTCTCGTCACGGTGAACGAGAACAACATCGCGCCCGTCCTGACTCCCATCGGCGCCAAGACGGCGATGGAGGGCGTGCTCCTGTCCTTCCCGCTGACGGCGACGGACGCCGACATCCCGGCTCAGTTCCTCGTCTTCTCCTTTGGCCAGGGGGTCGTCCCCGCAGGAGCGATGATCCTCCCCGACAACACCTTCCGGTGGACTCCGTCCGAGGATCAGGGTGGAGCGGCCTATGCGATCACCTTCGTCGTGACGGACAACGGCACGCCACCGTTGACCGACTCCGAGATCGTGATGATCACGGTCCAGCAGCACAACACCCCGCCCGTGCTGACACAGCCGTCGGACATGACCGTGGACGAGGGGCAGGTGGCGACTCAGCAGCTGACGGCGACGGACGCCGATCTTCCGGTCAATCCGCTCACGTTCAGCAAGGTGACCGGTCCGCTGTTCCTGACGGTCTCGAGCGCCGGCCTCGTCACGGTGACTCCCCAGACGCGGGACGCCGGGAATTATTCCGCGACCGTCCGCGTGACGGATAGCGGCCTTCTGAGCGACGTGAAGTCGTTCCTCGTCACCGTGAACAAGGTCAACCTCCTACCGGCCGCCGACGCCAACGGGCCGTACGTTGGAGTCTCCGGGGTGAACCTCACGTTCGACGGCTCGCTCTCATCGGATCCGAACGGAGACCCGCTCACCTACGCCTGGGACTTCGGCGACGGCAGCACCGGGAGTGGGGTCAGCCCGACGCACGCCTACGCGGTGGGAGGCCTGTACACTGTGGTCCTCACCGTCAGCGACGGCTCGCTCTCGGCCACCGACACGTCGACGGCGACCATCTCCCAGTTCCATTCGTCGCTCGCGTTCGTGACGGGAGGGAACAAGACGGTCCGGCTCGGCTCGGGGAAGCCCCAGACGTGCGTGCAGATCGAGCCCGTCTCGGATGCCTACGCGCTCTCCGATGTCGATCTGGCTTCGGTCCGGATGGTGTTCGGAACGAACGAGGTCCCGGCGATCGCAGGGAAGGCGACCGTCGGGGACGACCGGAACCAGAACGGGGTCATGGAGATCACGGCCTGTTTCTCGAAGGAGAGCCTCCGCGTGCTGTTCGCGGGAGTCGCGACGGGAGACTACGAAGTCGCGCTGCGAGGAGACCTGATCACGGGCGGCACGTTCGAGGGATCCCTCACGCTGCACGTGGTCAACAACGGCAGTTTCCTGTCGGCTAGCGTCTCGCCGAACCCGCTCAACCCGAAGGCGACGGTGTCGTTCGTCACCTCGAGGGTGGGGGCGGTGACCGTCCAGATGTTCGACGTTCAAGGTCGGTTGATCCGAACCCTGATGGACGAGACTTCGGCTGCCGCGGGACATCATGACGTGACGATCGAAGGAACGGACGCGAATGGTGCCCGGCTCGCGTCGGGAGTCTATTACGTGAGGATTCGATCCTCCGCGGACGGTGAGGTGCTGAAGGCAGTGACGATCTTGAAGTAG
- a CDS encoding PKD domain-containing protein — MRLFQLVVLSLVVLVASATGARAQYMFLDTNGDGANTSADLLAANGAPTTVDVWLRTNAGRDGSPAVCNVDATIPLNINSYVFNLEAVGGQVTYTGFVNQQPQWSTSLGEVNNDGVHYKNGFGSPIFLQPGTYRLATLTITGTNGAPQIRIVDLVPGSADFTSFGTHCYGNDFDNTYKLAGPAGGSDWTDVDGTAGSDPTNSPPVLAPIGNKTGLPGSLLSFQATATDADLPAQSLTFSLGQSTPPGATIHPTTGQFSWTLPSEFGSHTVTIIVTDNGTPAMSDFQSFLVTVLSENDPPVLNPIGNKTANELSLLEFVATATDPSQSGLTWTLGPGAPAGATIRPGNGRFEWYVAEQQAPGVYPITVIVTTNSTGLSDSETFTITANEVNVPPHFNGGTEPLTVMEGQTATRQVSAFDADVPVQTLAFFKQSGPAFALVSVSGLVTVSPGFSDSGTYPLRIRVFDGVVFGFDNIIDITVLNAPLVADAGGPYEGIVGVPVTFDGTGSSDPDGNPLGYLWSFGDGTQGSGAMPIHTYQGAAVYSVTLTVTAGPETDSDATTATILPELDMLVFTTGGNKVINLGSGKPQVCVQMEPLGNAFDILDVDPASVRMAYGGASVPALSGKTSVGTDKNQNGVDEMTACFSKDDLRTLFAGLPGGEQTVTVLLQGTHVSGAPVEGPLTIRVKAGGGPNLAVSPNPLNPSATAMFHTSRAGSVRVTLYDLHGRLVRTLMNESSVAAGYHDVTIDGHDANGGRLASGIYYVKVRSTDGEVTKAITILK; from the coding sequence ATGCGCCTGTTCCAGCTTGTCGTCCTATCGCTCGTCGTGCTCGTGGCATCCGCCACGGGCGCTCGGGCGCAGTACATGTTCCTCGACACGAACGGGGACGGGGCAAACACGTCCGCCGATCTGCTCGCCGCCAACGGCGCGCCGACGACCGTGGATGTCTGGCTCCGGACGAACGCGGGTCGTGACGGGTCCCCTGCCGTCTGCAACGTGGACGCAACGATACCCCTGAACATCAACAGCTACGTCTTCAACCTGGAGGCGGTGGGAGGGCAGGTTACCTACACGGGCTTCGTCAACCAGCAGCCGCAATGGTCGACTTCGCTGGGAGAGGTGAACAATGACGGCGTGCACTACAAGAACGGCTTCGGGAGCCCGATCTTTCTTCAGCCCGGAACGTACCGTCTTGCCACACTGACGATCACGGGTACGAATGGCGCCCCCCAGATTCGAATCGTGGACCTGGTTCCAGGGAGCGCCGATTTCACCAGCTTCGGGACGCACTGCTACGGTAACGACTTCGACAACACCTACAAGCTCGCGGGGCCGGCCGGCGGATCCGACTGGACCGACGTCGACGGAACGGCGGGCTCGGACCCGACCAACTCGCCCCCGGTTCTCGCTCCGATCGGGAACAAGACCGGGTTGCCGGGCTCGCTTCTGTCGTTCCAGGCGACCGCCACGGACGCCGATCTGCCGGCGCAGTCGCTCACGTTCTCCCTGGGGCAGTCCACGCCTCCCGGGGCCACGATCCATCCGACGACCGGGCAATTCAGCTGGACGTTGCCGTCCGAGTTCGGTTCGCACACCGTCACGATCATCGTGACGGACAACGGCACGCCCGCCATGTCGGACTTCCAGAGCTTCCTCGTGACCGTCCTGAGCGAGAACGATCCCCCTGTGTTGAACCCAATCGGGAACAAGACCGCCAACGAGCTGAGCCTCCTGGAATTCGTGGCGACGGCCACGGATCCGTCCCAGAGCGGCCTGACCTGGACGCTGGGCCCCGGCGCCCCCGCCGGAGCCACGATTCGGCCCGGGAACGGTCGGTTCGAGTGGTACGTGGCCGAGCAGCAGGCGCCGGGCGTCTATCCGATCACCGTGATCGTCACCACGAACAGCACCGGATTGAGCGATTCCGAGACGTTCACGATCACCGCGAACGAGGTGAACGTTCCTCCGCACTTCAACGGAGGGACGGAGCCCTTGACGGTCATGGAAGGGCAGACGGCCACACGGCAGGTGTCCGCGTTCGACGCGGACGTTCCGGTTCAGACGCTGGCGTTCTTCAAGCAGTCCGGTCCGGCGTTCGCTCTCGTGTCCGTGTCGGGGCTGGTCACCGTATCCCCGGGCTTCTCGGACAGCGGGACCTATCCACTGAGGATCAGGGTCTTCGACGGCGTCGTCTTCGGATTCGACAACATCATCGACATCACCGTGCTCAACGCCCCGCTGGTCGCCGACGCGGGAGGCCCCTACGAGGGGATCGTGGGCGTTCCGGTGACGTTCGACGGAACCGGCTCCTCGGACCCGGATGGAAATCCGCTGGGGTATCTGTGGAGCTTCGGGGATGGGACTCAGGGAAGCGGCGCGATGCCGATCCACACGTATCAGGGAGCGGCCGTGTACAGCGTCACCTTGACGGTGACCGCGGGCCCCGAGACCGACAGTGACGCCACCACGGCGACGATCCTGCCGGAGCTCGACATGCTCGTCTTCACGACGGGCGGAAACAAGGTGATCAATCTGGGTTCGGGCAAGCCTCAGGTGTGCGTGCAGATGGAGCCCCTCGGGAACGCGTTCGACATCCTCGACGTCGATCCGGCTTCCGTTCGCATGGCCTACGGCGGCGCTTCGGTTCCGGCCCTCTCGGGCAAGACCTCCGTGGGGACGGACAAGAACCAGAACGGTGTCGACGAGATGACGGCCTGCTTCTCGAAGGACGACTTGCGGACGCTCTTTGCGGGCCTGCCGGGTGGCGAGCAGACCGTGACGGTGCTCCTGCAGGGGACCCACGTGAGCGGCGCGCCGGTCGAGGGGCCGCTGACCATCCGCGTGAAGGCCGGCGGGGGCCCGAATCTCGCCGTCTCGCCGAATCCGCTGAATCCGTCGGCGACGGCCATGTTCCACACCTCGCGGGCGGGATCGGTTCGCGTCACCCTGTACGACCTCCACGGCCGGCTCGTCCGCACCCTGATGAACGAGTCTTCCGTCGCCGCGGGGTACCACGACGTGACGATCGACGGCCACGACGCGAACGGCGGCAGGCTCGCGTCGGGCATCTATTACGTGAAGGTCCGCTCCACGGACGGAGAGGTCACGAAGGCGATCACGATTCTCAAGTAG